GGAAAATAACAACGGCGGCTATGCGAATACGTGGCTTGTGGGAGATATCGCCACGAACGAGATCATGCGGTTTGAGGCCGGATTAAAATTCTATCAGATCGACAGGACAGAGGACGGATATTATGCAGGCTTTAACGCGCCGCTGGATGCCCGCATCCGGAATCTTGAATGTGTGGATAGCGGGTTTGCGGATATCCGCAGACATCAGGGAGCAAGACAAGTCAGGATCCCTCAGCTTATGGAGAAGTATAAGGGCAGGCTTAACAATGTCACCGCACAGAAAATACTGGCGGACCATTACGACGTTTACCTGGAGAAAGAGAATCCGTGTTCCAGGACGGTGTGTTCCCACTATGAGCTGGATAAGAGGGAATATATGTGCCAGCCGGGCCGTCCGGCGCCGTATGAGCCGCGGGGGGCAGTCGACGGAGTGACCGCCTCTGCGGACGACGCGCTGGAGCTGAGTCTGTGGGCCAGGTGGGGGAGTTCCTGCGGCATGCCGTTCCATGCGGAGGAATTCTTAAGGGACCACCCGCAGTTCGCGCATCTGAAAGAATTTCTAAAAGACCGCCCGAGCCGTCCATGGACGCGATTTGGAGCAAAGGAAAGCCGTCACGATTAAAGAAGACGCCCTGTGGGGGAAGGCAGTGAACCAACCCCCACAGGGCGTCTTTATCTATTCCTTTATTCCGGCCGGTATTTCGGCAGGGAGAAACTGAATTCCGTGCCGACGCCTTCCGTGCTGACTACGTTGACATTTTCCCCGTGTGCCTGGATAGCCTCTTTGACGATGGCAAGTCCCAGACCAGTGCCTTTTTTGTCCTTTCCGCGTGACAGGTCCGTCTTGTAGAACCGTTCCCAGATCTTGTTGAGCGCGTTTCTTGGAATGCCGATACCATAATCTTTTACAGAGGTAAAAACTTTATCACCCCGCTCGGTAGTTTCAATCGTTACGGCTGATTCTGAATCGCTGAATTTGATCGCATTGTCCAGCAGATTGTAGAGCACCTGCTGGATCTTACGTTTGTCTGCATTTACAAATAAGTGCTTTGTGGCAAATATAAGTTCAATGGACACTTTTTTCTGTGTACATGTGCCTTCAAATGACGCGGCTACATTTTTAATGATCTCATGGATATCAAAAGGTTCTTTATTCAGCAGCAGATTCTGTGTGTCAAATTCATTCAGTGTGAGAAGATCCTGCGTCAAGTCTGTGAGCCGCTCTGTCTCAAATAAAATGATCTTCAGGTACTTTTCCTGAAGCTCCGCCGGTATTGTGCCGTCCGTCATCGCCTCCACATAACCTTTGATGGAAGTGAGAGGAGAACGGAAATCGTGGGATACATTGGCCACAAACTTTTTCTGGTAGTCCTCCATGTCTTTAAGCTGCGACGACATGTAGTTGAGGGAGGCGCCGAGGTAGCCCATCTCATCCTCCGTATTCAGCGGGATCTCGTAATCCAGATTGCCGGAGGCGTACTGGGTGGCGGCTTCCGTTATCTTGCGCAGCGGCCGGTACACGAAGAACTGGAACGCCAGCAGGATGATAAAGGAGAGCGCGTAGATGACGACCATGGAAATGTACACGGAATTAAGAAGCAGGTCCCGAATCTCCATGATATCCGACATACGCTTGTGAATGATGAGATATCCGTTCGGGGTATAGTTGTACACAACCGGCGCGATAACAGTGATCACATCTTCATCAAAGCAGTCGTGGTATTCCCCGACCTGGTACTGTGAGCTGCCGCCTTCTGCCGGATCAAAGTCTTCGATCTGGCCGGGCGCCATGGGATAATTGTCGGACTGGGCGGAGACGAGCACATTACCGTCACGGTCCACAAACCATACGGAGGCGTTCAGATGAGATTCCATGCCTTTCAGCTGAAGGTGCACGTCTGAAGCGGTCAGCCGTTTGGAAAAATAATCGGGAAGATAATCGCTTGCCACGAGGTTGGCTTCCTTGTACATCGTGCCGGACATATACGTCTCCAGGCGTCCCTCGGTCAGTCCCGACGTCAGAGTGGCGATCGTAAAGAAGCCGAGGAATCCGAAGATGATATATACAATTATAAATTTTAGATACAGTGTGCTGCGCATGTGCCTTCCTCTTATTTCACTTCAAATTTATACCCGATTCCCCATACAGTGCTGAGCCCCCATGTACTGTGGTCCTTTATCTTCTCCCGGAGCCGTTTGATATGGACATCCACCGTACGGGTGTCGCCGATGTATTCATAACCCCATATCTGGTCCAGCAGCTGTTCTCTTGTGAACACCTGGTTGGGAGAGGAGGCGAGGAAATATAAAAGCTCCAGCTCCTTTGGTGGCATATCTACATTTGCCCCGTCCACCACAACGGAATAATTCGTCAGATTGATGACGATGCCGGGATATTCCACACATTTCCCCTTGTCCTCCGCCGGTTCCTCTGCCTTCGGCACAGCCTGATAACGGCGGAGCACCGCTTTGACGCGGGCGACGAGTTCCTTGGAGTCAAACGGTTTCATCATGTAGTCGTCCGCGCCGAGTTCTAGGCCGAGCACCTTGTCAAATACTTCTCCCTTGGCGGAGAGCATGATGATCGGTACATTGGATTTGGCGCGGATCTCCCTGCAGACCTGGTATCCGTCGATTCCCGGAAGCATGAGGTCCAGCAGGATCAGGTTCGGCTGATACGTATCGTAGGCGATAAGCGCCTTCTCCCCGTCGTGCACCATCATCGTGTCAAAGCATTCCTTTGTCAGATAGAGGGAGATGAGTTCGGCTATATTTTCATCATCATCCACGATTAAAATTTTCTGTTTGTTCACCATAACTGGCCTCCTTAATGATTATTTCAGTTCAACGATCGTAACGCCCGCATCGCCTTCGCCGAAGGCGCCGAGCCGGTAGGACTTCACGCGCTTCTGCCGCTTCAGGTAATTGTGGATTCCTGTGCGCAGCGCGCCGGTCCCCTTGCCGTGAACGACACGCACCGATGACAGATGTGCCAGCGAGGCGTCGTCAAGATATTTATCGAGCTCGGCCACAGCCTCATCGACTGTTTTGCCGAGAAGATTGATCTCCGCGCTCACCGAGAAGGATTTTCCCATCTTCATTTTGCCCTTGCTTGTCTTGTGCAGCTGTTTGGCAGAATAGGAAGGAGCTTCCTCGATGATCTCCAGGTCGGAGATATTTACCTGAGAACGGAGGATCCCCATCTGGACCGTGACATTCCCCTTTGCGTCCGGAAGGGAATTTACAGTTCCGGTCAGGTTCATACTGAGTACCTTCACAGACTCTCCGAGCTTGAAATCTCCCGGTTTATGCTGTTTCTGCGGCTTTTTCACCTGGCGGTCCATGCCGGATGCGGTGGAAGCCATCTTTTTGCGGAGCCGTTCCCGCTCCCGTTCCATATCCGCGGCTGAGATATTTTCTTTGCCGAATTTATGAAAATTGCGCATCGTCTCGTCGGCCACATCCTTGGCTTCCGCCAGAATGGCATGGGCTTTTTCATTTGCCTCCCGGAGGATGCGTTCCTTCTGCTCATCCAGCTTCTTCTGCTTCTGGCTGGCTTCATCCTTCAGCCGTTCCAGTTCTCTGCGGTAGGACGCGATCTCTGCCTGCTCTTTTTCTATCGTGCGCCGGTTGGCCTCCAGGTCCGCGAGAAGGTCCTCAAAGGACTCATCCTGCTCGGACAGATGCCGCTTTGCCTCCTCTATTATATAGGAAGGAAGTCCAAGCTTTCCGGCGATGGCAAATGCATTGCTCTTGCCGGGGATGCCGATGAGCAGATGATACGTCGGGCGGAGCGTCTCCAGATCAAATTCACAGCACGCATTTTCCACGCCCGGTGTAGTGAGGGCATAGACCTTCAGCTCACTGTAGTGGGTGGTTGCCATCGTGCGGATCCCGCGCTCGTGCAGATGGTTCAGGATGGAGATGGCGAGGGCGGCCCCTTCCGTCGGGTCCGTGCCGGCGCCCAGTTCATCGAACAGGATGAGAGAATGTTCATCTACCTGCTTTAAGAAGGATACGATATTCGTCATATGGGAGGAGAAGGTACTCAGGCTCTGCTCAATACTCTGCTCGTCGCCGATATCGGCGTATACATCATGGAATACGGACAGCTCCGAGCGGTCAAGGGCAGGGATATGAAGTCCTGCCTGGCCCATCAGTGTAAATAATCCTACTGTTTTCAGCGATACGGTCTTCCCCCCCGTATTTGGCCCAGTGACGATGAGCAGGTCAAATGTGTCCCCTAAAGTTATGGTGATCGGCACGACCGTATGCTTATCAAGGAGAGGATGCCTGCCTTCCCGTATGTGAATGCGCCCTTCCGTGTTAAAAAGAGGCATGCTGGCGTTCATATCCAGGGCGAGGGAGCCTTTGGCAAAGATAAAGTCAAGCTCCGTGAGAACCGTGCAGTTTGTACGGATCGTCTGGATGTGTTCCGCTGTCTCAGCGCTCAGCCGGGCGAGGATGACCTGTATCTCCTCCTGCTCTTTTGCATACAGCTCTTTTAGATCATTATTCAGTTTTACGACTGCCATCGGCTCGATAAACAGAGTGGAGCCTGTGGAAGACTGGTCGTGGATCAGCCCCTGTACATGGCCTCTGTGCTCTGCCTTCACAGGGATACAGTATCTGTCGCCGCGCATGGTGATGATAGGATCCTGCAGATACGTGCGCAGTGAACCGTTTACCATGCTGTTTAACGTGTCGTGTACTTTATCGTTGATCTGACCCATCTGGCGCCGGATGCTTTTTAAGGCGCTGCTGGCGTCGTCGCTGATCTCATCCTCTTCAATGATACAGCGCCGGATCTCGCCGGACAGCACGGTGAGCGGCCCAAGCTGCTCAAAAAAGGCGTCGAGACAGTCGGACGATTCGTCCGAATTCTCGCGCCGTCCGTATGCCTTGGCGCGGTTGGCGCACTCCAGAAGCTTACAGATGCGAAGCAGTTCACCGCTTCCGACGACTGCCCCGATCTCCAGCCGTTTCATGGAATCTTCCACAGAACTGTTTCCACTGAAAGAAAGCCGTCCCTTTTTCACGATCCGGGTAAAGGCGGCGGCTGTCTGCTCCTGGGTGATCTGTATCTCCTCCGGAGCAGTCATCGGTTTCAGTTTCCTGCATCGTTCCTTTCCCGCAGGAGAGGACGCGTTTGCGGTCAGCATCTCTATTATCTTATTGTATTCAAGTTTGATTAATGTTTTTTGATTCATATTATTCACCTAGACTTATTCTACCCTATTTGTCCCATAAAGAAAAGGATAAATATTGAACATTCTCCGGCGATACGGTATACTATATTAAGGATTGTAAAGGAGTATTGCCATGTCTATGGAAGAACAGAAAGATCCATTGGAACATACGGAAGAGCAGGAAGAAGAGGAAGCGTTTTCATTTCTGCAGGAAACGATCAAAGACGAGGCGGGCGGGACAAAGAAGACAAGGAAGAGCATACTGCGTATGATCGGACTTGGTCTTGTATTTGGTATTGCTGCCAGCTTTAGCTTTTCTATGCTTAAACCGTGGTTTGAGCAGAACTTTCAGAGCGATCCTGAGAAAGTCACAATTCCGAAAGAGGAAGAAGAAGAGAACACAGCGGACGATGACGGCACAAAGAACAATACACAGCAGGTTCTCGACGAGGAGAGCTACCGGCAGATGATCCAGGCGCTTAATGCGGTCGCCCAGGAAGCTTCTAAAAGTGTCGTGGAGATAAACGGGATATCGGGAGACAGCGACTGGCTGGAGGCTGACTATGATAAGAAGAACAGCGTGTCAGGACTTATCATCGCCGATAACGGGCAGCAGCTCCTCATTCTCGGCAAGACGTCCATATTAAAAGAAAGTAATGAAGTCACCATCACGTTTTATGACGGTAAGACATATAAGGCGGGAGTGAAGAAAAAAGATTCCAACCTCGGTATTGGGATCTATGCAGTCAGACGGGCGGATATCCAGGAGAGCACGTGGTCACAGTCGAAGATCGCAGTGCTCGGAAGTTCCAATTCTCTCGCCAAGGGAGAGACCGCCATAGCGCTCGGAAAACCTTTTAATTATGCAGGCGGCACCGGCTACGGTATTATCTCCTCCAATAAAAATGTCATCGATGTGGCAGACGGCCAGTACCGGCTTATCTGCACGGACATACCGGGCACGGGGAAGGGGACGGGATTCACCGTCAACCTGAAAGGGGAAGTGACTGGCATTATCGACCAGAGTATTTCAGATGAGGACAGTATGAAACTTACAACGGCATACGGCATATCTGATTTGAAAGAACTGATCGAACTTATGTCAAATGGAAAGGCAGTCCCATATATCGGGATCCTCGGCATCGATGTCACAGAGAGTATAGAGCAGCAGGGAATTCCGCAGGGTGTATATGTGAAAGAAGTAGAGGTGGATTCGCCGGCCATGGCGGCGGGGATCCAGAGCGGGGATATCATCACAAGTATTGGCGGCGCAGAGGTGAAGACCGTCTCAGCGTACCAGTCCGTGCTGATCGATAAGGAGGTTGGCAGCAAAGTAAAGATAAGAGGCCAGCGCCAGGGCTCCGGCGGTTATGTTGACATTGATTTTAACGTGACGGTCGGAAGTAAAGAATAAAGAAAGAGGCAGCTATATGAGATACATTAATACCCTTCAGGAGGGCGAGACAATAAGGAACATTTATCTTTGCAAAGGAAAACGTTCCGCAGAGACAAGAAACGGGAAACCATACGATAACCTGCTGCTGCAGGATAAGACGGGAACACTGGACGGAAAAGTCTGGGACCCGAATTCCGGCGGGATCGCAGATTACGACGAGATGGATTTTATAGAATGTTATGGGGAAGTGACGAGCTACAACAACAATCTTCAGCTGAACATCAAGCAGATAAGGAAGGCGCAGGCCGGGGAATACGTGCCGGCAGACTACATGCCGACGACGGAAAAGAGCCCGGAAAGCATGTATGAAGGGCTGCTCGGTTACGTAAGTCAGATCGGCAATACTTACCTTCGTCAGGCGGTGGAATATTATTTTGTAAATGATGAGGAATTTATCAGCAGATTCAAGGCACATTCCGCGGCCAAGAGTGTACACCACGGATTTGCCGGGGGACTGCTGGAACATACACTGAGCGTCGTGAAATTCTGTGAATATATGGTGGGCGCTTATCCAATACTTAACAAAGACTTATTATATGCGGCCGCGATCTGCCATGATATCGGCAAGACTGTGGAGCTTTCCGCATTTCCGGAGAACGATTATACAGACGACGGACAGCTGCTCGGACATATCGTCATCGGAGTGGAGATGGTAAGTGACGCCGTGCGCACGATACCGGACTTTCCGGTTAAGCTTGCCAGCGAACTGAAGCACTGCATCGTGGCGCACCACGGAGAGCTGGAATACGGTTCACCGAAGAAGCCGGCGCTTGCCGAGGCACTTGCACTTAACTTCGCAGACTGCACAGACGCAAAGATGCAGACGCTGACAGAGATATTCAAAGACAAAAACAGCAATGACTGGCTTGGCTATAACCGCCTGTTTGAATCAAACCTGCGGAAGACAAGCGTATAGTTGAATGAAGGGCGCAGAAATAAATTGGGGACGTAGCAAAATGAAAAATGTTACGTCCCGAATTCACTTTTGCCCTGTCCCTTTTGGAAGATGGAGTGTTTTATGAAGAAAAATGATATGGTGAAGGTAACAATTGAAGATATCGGGGTGAACGGTGAAGGTATAGGCAAGGTTGATGGCTATACCTTATTTATTAAGGACGCGGTTATCGGCGATGTGGTGGAGGCCAAGGTGACGAAGGCGAAGAAGAATTACGGGTATGCGAGGCTTGTCAATATTGCTGACGAGTCTGAATTCCGCGTAACACCCCGGTGTGACGTGGCCCGCCAGTGCGGCGGCTGTCAGATCCAGGCGATGTCATATGCCAGACAGCTGGAATATAAAAATGAGAAAGTGCGGAACAATCTTATCCGGCTCGGCGGCGTGCCCCAAGAGCTGCTGGATGAGGTGATGGAACCGGTCTGCGGGATGGAGGAGCCTTACCGGTACCGGAATAAGGCGCAGTTCCCCGTCGGTACGGATCGGGAAGGAAATATCATCACAGGCTTTTATGCCGGCCGGACACATCAGATCATCCCACATATGGACTGTGCGATCGGGAGAGCAGAGAATAAAGAGATCCTGAACATTATTATTTCCTTTATGAAAGAGTTCGGTCTCAGCCCTTATGATGAGACAAGCCATAAAGGGCTTATCCGCCACATCTTGATCCGTACCGGATACCGGACAGGGGAGATCATGGTATGCATTGTGATCAACGGAAATGGAATTCCCCACGGGGATACGCTGGCGGAGCGTCTGGCAGAGATTCCGGGGATGACGAGTGTAACGTACAGTGTGAACCGGGAGAAGACAAATGTGATCATGGGACGTGAGGCAGGACTACTGTGGGGACAGGCATATATAACAGACTATATCGGCGATATAAAATATCAGATCTCTCCGCTTTCGTTCTATCAGGTAAATCCGGTGCAGACGGAGCGTCTTTACGAAACGGCGCTTGAATATGCGGGGCTCCACGGCGATGAGACGGTCTGGGATCTGTACTGCGGCATTGGGACGATCTCCCTGTTTCTGGCGCAGAAGGCAAAGCACGTCTATGGGGTGGAGATCGTTCCCCAGGCAATCGAAGACGCAAAAAAGAATGCGCAGATAAACGGGATCGAGAATGCACGGTTTTATGTCGGAAAGGCAGAGGATGTGCTGCCGGAAAAATATGAAAACGATGGAATCCACGCGGATATAATCGTCGTGGACCCGCCGAGAAAAGGCTGCGAGGAGTCGGTGCTTCATACGATGGTGAAAATGCAGCCGGAGCGGATCGTGTATGTGAGCTGTGATTCCGCGACGCTGGCCCGGGATGTGAAGTATCTTAGGGGGAGCGGGTATGAGGTGAAGAGGGTGAAGGGGGTGGATATGTTTCCGCATACGGGGCATACAGAAGTTGTGTGTTTGCTTTCCAAACTTAAATCGAGCAAACATATTGAAGTGGAATTGAAGATGGATAAACTGATTTAACTGCGACGGAGAGTAAAGCTACCTATGAAGAAATCAAGGAATATGTGTTAGAGCATACCGGCTTAAAGGTAAGTAGTTTGTATATCACACAGGTAAAGCAGAAGTTTGGGATTATTGAGAGGGGGAATTAAAACAAACCTAAAAATAATGGTTTAAAACAACCAATTTGTCCAACAGAAAAAGAAGAGGCAATAAAAGATGTGTTTAGACATTTTCAAATGTTTTAAAGGGGAGGACAAGATGTTAAAAAAGATAAAGTTTAAAGGAGGCTTTTTTACTGAAGAAAAAGAGCTGGAATTATTTATGAATGAAGACAGAATATCACTTCTTTACGGAAAAAATGGTTCCGGAAAGAGTACAATTTCTAATGCTGTGCGTAAGGCAAAGGGGGATGTAGTTGATGAAATAGTCCAAGCTACATTACTTGATAAAAAAGGTATGGCTTTTACGGATACTCAGTGTATTCATGTTTTTAATGAAGATTATGTGAGTTCGCGTGTAAAAATACGAGATGATGGGCTAAATGCAATTATTCTTTTGGGTGAGTTAGGTAATCTTGAAAATAAAATATTGGATTTGGAACTTAGAATTGAAGCTGAATCTAACAGAAATGCAGAATTTAAAACAGCTGCTGGCGAATATAAAGACAGAGATAATATAAAGTCTCCAAGCAACTGTAGATTTCGGATTAACCTCGGACTGTCTGGAAATGGACATTGGGCTGAACGAGAAAAGATTATTAATAATGGAAAACGCAATGCCAGCGTTACGGGTAAAGTAATTGATTCTATTATTGCGTTGCGACCTGCCGAAACACTGTCAAATTTGAGAAAGCGTTATGAAGAAAATCTTCAACTATTAAGTCAGGTAATAGCTAATGAAGCGGCTCAGATTAGAAGTACTGTGAAATTGAATGTTCCATATAATGAAAAGGTATTGCAAAATCTTCTTTCACAGAAAGTTGAAAGACCGATGTTGTCAGATCGTGAGCAATATCTTCTTCAGCTAATTGATGACGGGAAATTAGAGCAAATTAATGAAATGAAGTCAGTATTTTCGAAAGAAAAAACAAAGAAATGTCCTTTTTGCTTTCAGGAAATCTCGGATCAAGGTAAACGAGATTTGATTGGCAGCATAGAGAAAGTATTATCGAAAGAAGTTGATATTCATGAGGAAAACCTCAAAAAATGCATTATACAGGAATTGAACATAGATTTTTCTGGCATGGATGTCTTGAATTCACCTAATTATATAAAATGTAAGGATGTAGTGGAAGAAATCAATAAGGAGATATTTAAGATACGAGAAATTATCCTTAAAAAGATTAACCATCCATATACACCTATTACTGGTTTTGAGAGCTACCTGATTGATAAACTTGAACAATATGAATTGTTTAGGACTAAGTTGCAGCAGGAAATAGAAACTTACAACAATGCAGTTAAAAAAATTGGAACGCTTAAAAGAAATCTCACAACTGATAATGCAGCCATTGCAC
This is a stretch of genomic DNA from [Clostridium] hylemonae DSM 15053. It encodes these proteins:
- a CDS encoding response regulator transcription factor, encoding MVNKQKILIVDDDENIAELISLYLTKECFDTMMVHDGEKALIAYDTYQPNLILLDLMLPGIDGYQVCREIRAKSNVPIIMLSAKGEVFDKVLGLELGADDYMMKPFDSKELVARVKAVLRRYQAVPKAEEPAEDKGKCVEYPGIVINLTNYSVVVDGANVDMPPKELELLYFLASSPNQVFTREQLLDQIWGYEYIGDTRTVDVHIKRLREKIKDHSTWGLSTVWGIGYKFEVK
- a CDS encoding AAA family ATPase, translated to MLKKIKFKGGFFTEEKELELFMNEDRISLLYGKNGSGKSTISNAVRKAKGDVVDEIVQATLLDKKGMAFTDTQCIHVFNEDYVSSRVKIRDDGLNAIILLGELGNLENKILDLELRIEAESNRNAEFKTAAGEYKDRDNIKSPSNCRFRINLGLSGNGHWAEREKIINNGKRNASVTGKVIDSIIALRPAETLSNLRKRYEENLQLLSQVIANEAAQIRSTVKLNVPYNEKVLQNLLSQKVERPMLSDREQYLLQLIDDGKLEQINEMKSVFSKEKTKKCPFCFQEISDQGKRDLIGSIEKVLSKEVDIHEENLKKCIIQELNIDFSGMDVLNSPNYIKCKDVVEEINKEIFKIREIILKKINHPYTPITGFESYLIDKLEQYELFRTKLQQEIETYNNAVKKIGTLKRNLTTDNAAIAHCEVSRDIELLKQALEDQRNADEALKESDEKIKNLNDELNVLKSRKKNIKIAVNLINKSLRYVFFSKDRLEIKVEEDKYVLYAHGKAVKPNNVSVGERNIIALCYFFTELIMNQEAKDGYSKKLILVIDDPVSSFDFENKVGIMSLLKAKLADIVKTNPESQILVMTHDIQCLYDLQKIGQDVCNEYKKESNGKKKVTYACCELKNKEIISFNYTKRNEYSEILKTVYDYACSKNENDALIVGNSMRRVMEAFSTFVYKKGIAEISCDDTILQQIGDRDYIDYFKNLMYRLVLNGDSHMLERTNSLDDVDYLYFLSDGERRRTAQEVICFIYLLNKRHILAHLEGKQNIETNIQKWCADIKSFCVGDEVMA
- a CDS encoding S1C family serine protease — its product is MEEQKDPLEHTEEQEEEEAFSFLQETIKDEAGGTKKTRKSILRMIGLGLVFGIAASFSFSMLKPWFEQNFQSDPEKVTIPKEEEEENTADDDGTKNNTQQVLDEESYRQMIQALNAVAQEASKSVVEINGISGDSDWLEADYDKKNSVSGLIIADNGQQLLILGKTSILKESNEVTITFYDGKTYKAGVKKKDSNLGIGIYAVRRADIQESTWSQSKIAVLGSSNSLAKGETAIALGKPFNYAGGTGYGIISSNKNVIDVADGQYRLICTDIPGTGKGTGFTVNLKGEVTGIIDQSISDEDSMKLTTAYGISDLKELIELMSNGKAVPYIGILGIDVTESIEQQGIPQGVYVKEVEVDSPAMAAGIQSGDIITSIGGAEVKTVSAYQSVLIDKEVGSKVKIRGQRQGSGGYVDIDFNVTVGSKE
- a CDS encoding 3'-5' exoribonuclease YhaM family protein produces the protein MRYINTLQEGETIRNIYLCKGKRSAETRNGKPYDNLLLQDKTGTLDGKVWDPNSGGIADYDEMDFIECYGEVTSYNNNLQLNIKQIRKAQAGEYVPADYMPTTEKSPESMYEGLLGYVSQIGNTYLRQAVEYYFVNDEEFISRFKAHSAAKSVHHGFAGGLLEHTLSVVKFCEYMVGAYPILNKDLLYAAAICHDIGKTVELSAFPENDYTDDGQLLGHIVIGVEMVSDAVRTIPDFPVKLASELKHCIVAHHGELEYGSPKKPALAEALALNFADCTDAKMQTLTEIFKDKNSNDWLGYNRLFESNLRKTSV
- a CDS encoding endonuclease MutS2; translated protein: MNQKTLIKLEYNKIIEMLTANASSPAGKERCRKLKPMTAPEEIQITQEQTAAAFTRIVKKGRLSFSGNSSVEDSMKRLEIGAVVGSGELLRICKLLECANRAKAYGRRENSDESSDCLDAFFEQLGPLTVLSGEIRRCIIEEDEISDDASSALKSIRRQMGQINDKVHDTLNSMVNGSLRTYLQDPIITMRGDRYCIPVKAEHRGHVQGLIHDQSSTGSTLFIEPMAVVKLNNDLKELYAKEQEEIQVILARLSAETAEHIQTIRTNCTVLTELDFIFAKGSLALDMNASMPLFNTEGRIHIREGRHPLLDKHTVVPITITLGDTFDLLIVTGPNTGGKTVSLKTVGLFTLMGQAGLHIPALDRSELSVFHDVYADIGDEQSIEQSLSTFSSHMTNIVSFLKQVDEHSLILFDELGAGTDPTEGAALAISILNHLHERGIRTMATTHYSELKVYALTTPGVENACCEFDLETLRPTYHLLIGIPGKSNAFAIAGKLGLPSYIIEEAKRHLSEQDESFEDLLADLEANRRTIEKEQAEIASYRRELERLKDEASQKQKKLDEQKERILREANEKAHAILAEAKDVADETMRNFHKFGKENISAADMERERERLRKKMASTASGMDRQVKKPQKQHKPGDFKLGESVKVLSMNLTGTVNSLPDAKGNVTVQMGILRSQVNISDLEIIEEAPSYSAKQLHKTSKGKMKMGKSFSVSAEINLLGKTVDEAVAELDKYLDDASLAHLSSVRVVHGKGTGALRTGIHNYLKRQKRVKSYRLGAFGEGDAGVTIVELK
- the rlmD gene encoding 23S rRNA (uracil(1939)-C(5))-methyltransferase RlmD — protein: MKKNDMVKVTIEDIGVNGEGIGKVDGYTLFIKDAVIGDVVEAKVTKAKKNYGYARLVNIADESEFRVTPRCDVARQCGGCQIQAMSYARQLEYKNEKVRNNLIRLGGVPQELLDEVMEPVCGMEEPYRYRNKAQFPVGTDREGNIITGFYAGRTHQIIPHMDCAIGRAENKEILNIIISFMKEFGLSPYDETSHKGLIRHILIRTGYRTGEIMVCIVINGNGIPHGDTLAERLAEIPGMTSVTYSVNREKTNVIMGREAGLLWGQAYITDYIGDIKYQISPLSFYQVNPVQTERLYETALEYAGLHGDETVWDLYCGIGTISLFLAQKAKHVYGVEIVPQAIEDAKKNAQINGIENARFYVGKAEDVLPEKYENDGIHADIIVVDPPRKGCEESVLHTMVKMQPERIVYVSCDSATLARDVKYLRGSGYEVKRVKGVDMFPHTGHTEVVCLLSKLKSSKHIEVELKMDKLI
- a CDS encoding sensor histidine kinase, with translation MRSTLYLKFIIVYIIFGFLGFFTIATLTSGLTEGRLETYMSGTMYKEANLVASDYLPDYFSKRLTASDVHLQLKGMESHLNASVWFVDRDGNVLVSAQSDNYPMAPGQIEDFDPAEGGSSQYQVGEYHDCFDEDVITVIAPVVYNYTPNGYLIIHKRMSDIMEIRDLLLNSVYISMVVIYALSFIILLAFQFFVYRPLRKITEAATQYASGNLDYEIPLNTEDEMGYLGASLNYMSSQLKDMEDYQKKFVANVSHDFRSPLTSIKGYVEAMTDGTIPAELQEKYLKIILFETERLTDLTQDLLTLNEFDTQNLLLNKEPFDIHEIIKNVAASFEGTCTQKKVSIELIFATKHLFVNADKRKIQQVLYNLLDNAIKFSDSESAVTIETTERGDKVFTSVKDYGIGIPRNALNKIWERFYKTDLSRGKDKKGTGLGLAIVKEAIQAHGENVNVVSTEGVGTEFSFSLPKYRPE